The sequence below is a genomic window from Patescibacteria group bacterium.
TCTTCAGTTGGAATTCTACCCGCTGATGTATGTGGTTGAAATAAATATCCTTGCCTTTCTAAATCCATCATTATATTTCTAAGAGTTGCAGGACAACAATTCATCTTTTTTTTGGAAACTAAATAACTAGAACCAACAGGACTTGCTGATCTAATATATTCTTCAATTATGTTTATTAATATTTTTTTATCTTTTGTTTCCATTGCTTTTTTATTTTAGCACTCGCAGTATTTGAGTGCTAAATTAATTATAGCAATTTCTATTTTCTTGTCAAATGTTTAAAAATAAAGAAACGACTTATTTTAAAAAATCGTTTCTTACAAAAATTTAAGACTATCTATATTTCTGATTCATTGACAACCAAATCCATTGGCTCTCCACAGCAAATAAGCTCTCCTCCGCCTACTTTTGTAACTATTACTTCATTGCCACATATTTCACAACAAAATTTTTGATCTTTTTCTTGTACATTCATATTATTTTTTTCCCGCCAAGCGGGATATATTAATTATTATAAATTTATTTTAACACAAAACAAATACAAAATAAAAACCCCCCAGATATACCGGGGGGTTGAAAAATACTAAATAAGTAATTAATTACAAGATCCAGTTGGAACACTAGCTGTGTTGTTTAAAACAGCCTTACATACGTCTTCACCTAAATCATTATATTTACACACATTTGTTTTTACATCTTCTGCGGTAATTCCTGAGAATTGATATTTATTGTTTGCAAGCCATGTTGGTGAAGCACCAATTTGAAGTTCATTTGCAAGTTTAATATTTTCTGTCAAAAGTTCTTTACCTTCTGTACCCTCAAAACAAGCTTTTATCTTTGGAAAATTCTTTCCACATGTAGTCCAATCAGCATTGTTTATATCTTTGTTTCTGCACCAAATATAATCCATATATTTATAATCTTCTGGATAATATTTTATAGCACATAATTCTCTTATATTTTCATCAACTTCTGCTTGACCATGTAAAGATTGGAAGGTTCCATCTGCGTTTTTATTTGCAATGTAATAAACATTGAATTTAATTTTATCACCAAAATTCTTTATTACTTCTTCCATTGCATCAAATGCTTTTGTTCCATAAGGACACATACTCATGACAAATAAATCTAATTTTCCTTTTACTTCTTCTCTACAAACCAAATTACCAGAACAATCTGGATCAGCACAATCTACAAGTCCATTTGCAGTATCATCTATATTATTTGTACAAATTTCTTTTGAAGGATCAAATGAAGCTCCAACATTCAAAGCTAATAAATCATTATTTGCTTGTAAATAATTTTGTACATTTGCATAATTTGCTTCTGTTTCCACTTTCTTTGTAAACAAAAATGCTGGTAAAAATTTCAAATTATATTTTGTATACAATTCTTTTCCTTCTGTACTATTGTA
It includes:
- a CDS encoding desulfoferrodoxin FeS4 iron-binding domain-containing protein: MNVQEKDQKFCCEICGNEVIVTKVGGGELICCGEPMDLVVNESEI